The genomic DNA TAGTAGTCTTTGCGCGACCCAGACTGATGTACTTTCCGAACCAGGTCCCAATTGATCAGGGACCTCAGGTTCATGTTTGCATTCCCACGGCTGATCTGCAGGTGCAGCATAATTTCATCGGTGTCCATGGCGTTTTCCGAAGCATAGAGCAACGCATGGATTTGTGCCATGGTGCGGTTGATACCCCAGCGCGATGCCATCTCTCCCCAGAAAAGAATGAAGCGCTGTAGCGCTTCCTGATGGGCAGGACGTAAAGCGGACCGCTCTGTGTTCTTGAGCATGTTTTTCTTCCTCAGATCGAGCTTCTCCTGCATCTATGAGAAATTCCGTTGACGATAGTATCCGCTTTGAAAAAGTCGGGCAGGATGTTAGTTCCTATAAGGCTAGCTATTTTCAATATAAAATGAAAGCATTGTACTGCGCAGTTTTACGTAACTTCGGAGACAATGGGAAGAAAGTAGCCCGGTAAGTGCAAAGATCCGGAGCGAACGCTTTTTTAAACGACCATTTTGCACGATCTTCAGGTATGCAAACAAAGGCCGGCTTCAGCTTACGGTTTCCCCAACGCTGATGCTGTGTGTTGTGCCGCTTATTTTTGAGTTATCGCCCAGTATACCCGCCCTGTGAATCGATTAATAACGCTGACGTCAGATTTTGGCCTGCATGATGCCTACGTTGCTATCATGAAAGGTGTGATGCTTAACATTTCACCAGAGGCTCGGTTGCTCGACATCACCCACGGTGTGAGTCCGCAAGATGTCATGGAAGCAGCTTTTGTCCTCAGAAATGCGATCCCTTACTTTCCGGAAGACACCATCCACCTTGCCGTTGTAGATCCGGGTGTTGGTACCAGCCGCAAGGCCATTGCGCTTAGAAAAGGCCGGCAATGGTTTGTGGGGCCAGACAATGGATTGTTCTCTCTCGTGCTCAATAGCGAACCACCGGACGAAGCCGTCGTGCTCGACAACCCTGCGTACTGGTTAACAGATGCGCCTGCAAACACTTTCCATGGCCGCGATATTTTTGCCCCCGTTGCGGCCCATCTGTCTACCGGTAAGTCCCTCAGCGTACTCGGCACGC from Bacteroidota bacterium includes the following:
- a CDS encoding SAM-dependent chlorinase/fluorinase, producing the protein MNRLITLTSDFGLHDAYVAIMKGVMLNISPEARLLDITHGVSPQDVMEAAFVLRNAIPYFPEDTIHLAVVDPGVGTSRKAIALRKGRQWFVGPDNGLFSLVLNSEPPDEAVVLDNPAYWLTDAPANTFHGRDIFAPVAAHLSTGKSLSVLGTPIDSIAPLHWALPIADKQGIQGWVVHVDRFGNCVTNISRSLINKQRNGKAVKCYVGSTILNSILTTYGNTETGEPLMLFDSNELLEIAVNTGNASDLLNIRKGSPVNLVFS